The genomic DNA AGGCTATCAGGCAGCGGGATCGCCGCGCCGTCGATCCGCAGGGTCAGGCCTGAGCCTGCCGCGACATGGCCGACCGGGATGGCGCGGACGGGCGGGGTCTGACCGCGCGGCAGGGTGAAGAGAAGTTCATAATCGTCGCCCGCCCGCGCCGCGGCGATCTGGACGGCGGTGCTGGCGCCGCGCACCTTTTCCAGCGCGGGCGACAGCGGAATATGATCGATGACGATCGCGACGCCGCTGGCCTGCGCCAGTCGCGCCGCATCGATCAGCAGCCCGTCCGACACATCCATCATCGCCGTGGCGAGGGGCGAAAGCAGCGCCCCTTCGATCAGACGCGGGCGGGGGCGGCGATAGGCGTCGACCAGCGGGCCGGACGCGCCCGGATCGGCGCTGGCCAGCGTCAGGCCGACACCCGCGTCGCCGACCGGGCCGGTGATATAGAGCCGGTCGCCCGGCTGCGCGCCGGCGCGGGTGGGGACGGGGCCGGTCGCTTCGCCGATCGCGGTCAGGCTGTAGCTGCACGCCGATCCGGCAGGCATCTTGACCGTGTCGCCGCCCAGCAGCGGCATGGCATGGCGCTCCAGCGCCTCTCCCAGCCCTTCGAGGAAAGCCGCGTCCCAACCATCGTTGCCGGACAGGGCGTAATTGAGCAGGCAGCCGACCGGCCGTGCGCCCTTGGCCGCAAGGTCGGACAGGTTGACCGCCGCCAGCTTCCAGCCGATCGCGGCGGGCGGATCGGTGGGAAGGTAATGGACGCCCTCGACCATCGTGTCGCTGGTCAGGATCAGGCGCGCGGACCCGACCGGCAGGATCGCGACATCATCGCGCAAGCCCTGCGCCGCCGGATCATGGGCGAGCAGGCGCAGCAGGGTAAGGAAGCGGGATTCGGCGGACATGATCCCTATCTATACGAGCGTCCGGCGCGAATCTTTACTTGCGCACATCCTTCGACACGCCATCGAGCAGGCCGTTGACGAAGCCCGCCTCGCGCTTGTCGTAAAAGGCGTGGGCGACATCGACATATTCGCTGATGACGGTGCCGGTGCCGACATCGGCGCGGGCGAGCAGTTCATAGGTGCCGGCGCGCAAAATCTGGCGCATCGGCTTGTCGAGCCGGTCGAGGCTCCAGCCGCTCGACAGGCGCGCGGCGATCAGCGCGTCAATCTCTGCCCGGCGACGGTCCACGCCCTGCACGATGTCATCGAAGAACGGCTCCTCCGCCGGCGC from Sphingobium sp. CAP-1 includes the following:
- the nusB gene encoding transcription antitermination factor NusB, whose translation is MKDRSKSRSAARLAAVQALYQLEMEGTPVHILLHEFHQHRLGATIEDVTYAPAEEPFFDDIVQGVDRRRAEIDALIAARLSSGWSLDRLDKPMRQILRAGTYELLARADVGTGTVISEYVDVAHAFYDKREAGFVNGLLDGVSKDVRK
- the thiL gene encoding thiamine-phosphate kinase, whose amino-acid sequence is MSAESRFLTLLRLLAHDPAAQGLRDDVAILPVGSARLILTSDTMVEGVHYLPTDPPAAIGWKLAAVNLSDLAAKGARPVGCLLNYALSGNDGWDAAFLEGLGEALERHAMPLLGGDTVKMPAGSACSYSLTAIGEATGPVPTRAGAQPGDRLYITGPVGDAGVGLTLASADPGASGPLVDAYRRPRPRLIEGALLSPLATAMMDVSDGLLIDAARLAQASGVAIVIDHIPLSPALEKVRGASTAVQIAAARAGDDYELLFTLPRGQTPPVRAIPVGHVAAGSGLTLRIDGAAIPLPDSLGWEHG